In a single window of the Mustelus asterias chromosome 3, sMusAst1.hap1.1, whole genome shotgun sequence genome:
- the LOC144482799 gene encoding extracellular calcium-sensing receptor-like: MQTMLFALEEINQSKTLLENLKLGYKIYDDCSSSAIASKAALALVNGEQELINYPQCKGSSDVGAIIGCDMSTSSIAAARAVGSFGIPMISYFSTCSCLSDKQEYPTFFRTIPSDDYQSKLLAELVKTFGWNWIGAVRSNTDYGNFGMRTFIQEAEKLGVCIAYSEVFYRTDPAETITKIVHVIKQATTPVLIGFLHPREMRLLLKEFLRQNVSGIQWIGSEGWVTEDLVSPEERERFLVGTIGLATRRTEIPGLRDYLLSIHPWRFPDNIFVKKFWEAAFRCSFKAENATGQIASALPMRQCTGKERLEEIQTAYLPAIMDGSSYHVYTAVYAVAHALNDMLSCKEGNGPFVNNTCAQISNFQPWQLLHYLHSVNFTDRTGRIVYFDENGDPVPAYELINLQMTWKGTVEVVNIGHYDGTAPSGQEFNLNIGDIVWSGVENQIPRAVCTEPCPPGTRKVNRKGQPICCFDCAECADGEISNTTDSADCMKCPLEYWSNQQKDRCVLKKIEFLSFGEILGFVLVSLALVGVGFTLATAAIFFQYRETPIVRANNSELSFLLLFALMLCFLCSLTFIGEPTGWSCMLRRTAFGIVFVLSISCILGKTILVVIAFKATLPNNNVMNWFGPMQQRIGVFVLTFLQALVCAIWLSVSPPYPLKNMTYYRDIIILECDVGSLKAFYVVSSYIGLLSTVCFVLAFLARKLPDNFNDAKYITFSMLIFCAVWITFIPAYVSSPGKYTVAVEVFAIWASSFGLLVCIFAPKCHIILLKPEANTKKNMMGKVTSQ, from the exons ATGCAGACCATGCTATTTGCTCTTGAAGAAATAAACCAGAGCAAAACTCTACTTGAGAATTTGAAACTGGGATATAAAATCTACGATGACTGCTCGTCCTCCGCCATTGCGTCAAAAGCAGCGCTCGCTTTGGTCAATGGAGAACAAGAGCTAATTAATTACCCTCAGTGTAAAGGTTCCTCCGATGTCGGAGCCATTATAGGTTGTGATATGTCCACGTCCTCCATTGCAGCTGCAAGAGCAGTTGGCTCTTTTGGAATTCCGATG ATTAGTTATTTCTCCACCTGCTCCTGCCTCAGTGATAAACAGGAATACCCCACCTTTTTTAGAACGATACCAAGTGACGACTATCAGTCCAAACTTCTCGCTGAACTCGTGAAAACTTTCGGCTGGAATTGGATTGGGGCCGTTCGGAGCAACACTGATTACGGGAATTTTGGAATGCGAACATTTATTCAAGAGGCCGAGAAACTTGGGGTTTGTATCGCGTACTCTGAAGTGTTTTATCGGACGGATCCTGCAGAAACAATCACCAAAATAGTCCATGTAATCAAACAAGCGACTACGCCCGTGTTGATCGGATTCCTGCATCCCAGAGAGATGCGACTGTTATTAAAGGAATTTTTGCGTCAAAATGTAAGCGGGATCCAGTGGATTGGAAGCGAAGGGTGGGTTACTGAAGATTTAGTTTCACCCGAAGAAAGAGAAAGATTTCTGGTTGGGACAATTGGCTTGGCTACCCGGAGGACAGAGATACCCGGACTCAGAGATTATCTTCTCAGCATTCATCCTTGGAGGTTCCCCGATAATATATTCGTGAAGAAATTTTGGGAAGCTGCATTCAGGTGCTCATTCAAAGCCGAGAATGCGACAGGGCAAATTGCTTCAGCACTTCCAATGCGACAATGCACAGGGAAGGAGCGGCTGGAAGAAATACAAACAGCGTATCTGCCGGCGATAATGGACGGAAGTTCTTACCACGTGTACACAGCTGTCTACGCGGTGGCGCATGCTCTGAACGACATGCTATCTTGTAAAGAAGGCAATGGACCATTTGTGAATAATACTTGTGCTCAAATTTCCAATTTTCAGCCCTGGCAG CTGCTCCATTACCTACATTCAGTAAATTTCACAGATCGAACTGGGAGAATCGTGTACTTTGATGAAAATGGTGATCCAGTCCCGGCATATGAATTGATTAATTTGCAAATGACATGGAAGGGAACAGTTGAAGTTGTGAACATTGGACATTACGATGGTACAGCTCCTTCAGGACAAGAATTTAACTTGAATATCGGTGATATTGTGTGGAGTGGCGTTGAGAATCAG ATTCCACGTGCCGTTTGCACAGAACCGTGCCCTCCCGGAACAAGAAAGGTCAACAGGAAAGGACAACCGATCTGCTGTTTTGACTGTGCAGAATGCGCCGATGGTGAGATTAGCAACACCACAG aTTCCGCAGATTGCATGAAGTGTCCTTTGGAATACTGGTCCAATCAACAAAAAGATCGGTGCGTTCTCAAGAAGATTGAATTTCTTTCCTTTGGCGAGATTCTGGGATTTGTGTTAGTGTCACTTGCTTTAGTGGGAGTCGGTTTTACACTGGCTACAGCTGCTATATTCTTCCAGTATCGAGAAACTCCAATCGTTAGAGCTAACAATTCGGAGCTcagcttcctcctcctcttcgcaCTAATGCTTTGCTTCCTGTGCTCACTTACCTTCATTGGAGAGCCAACAGGATGGTCTTGCATGTTGCGTCGGACTGCGTTTGGTATTGTATTTGTTCTCTCTATTTCCTGTATTTTGGGGAAAACTATTCTTGTTGTGATAGCATTTAAAGCCACTCTTCCCAATAACAATGTGATGAACTGGTTTGGACCTATGCAACAGAGAATCGGAGTGTTCGTCCTGACATTTCTTCAAGCTTTAGTTTGTGCGATCTGGTTAAGTGTATCACCTCCCTATCCATTGAAAAACATGACCTATTACAGAGACATTATTATTTTGGAATGTGATGTGGGTTCTTTAAAAGCCTTTTATGTTGTGTCGAGCTATATTGGTCTTCTGTCCACTGTTTGCTTCGTGCTTGCTTTCCTTGCACGAAAACTTCCAGATAATTTCAACGACGCGAAGTATATAACTTTCAGTATGCTGATCTTCTGCGCTGTTTGGATAACCTTTATCCCAGCTTATGTCAGCTCTCCTGGAAAGTACACTGTGGCAGTCGAAGTATTTGCAATCTGGGCATCAAGCTTTGGTTTGCTTGTCTGTATTTTTGCTCCTAAGTGTCATATTATCTTACTGAAACCAGAGGCGAACACGAAAAAAAATATGATGGGCAAAGTGACTTCACAATAA